The following coding sequences are from one Manduca sexta isolate Smith_Timp_Sample1 chromosome 7, JHU_Msex_v1.0, whole genome shotgun sequence window:
- the LOC115442442 gene encoding NEDD8 ultimate buster 1: protein METNLQYEDLLIKLRAKLNEEKIKLWEPPYTQAENEIPQSLQDLARKFATEFNMDSDSVLQALRELQLHSMERVRANEEYKETGLATFRVKAMLQGQKPMQMNIQKKLIAMATELISAVAVNVNIPDNRLKLIFNGKVIKPSMTLAEQGIKNGAQIMALIMAESPEEISKEDSRYKELKATLDDATLLSEYGVDIVGDEDYMKLEDQNGVAMELPPAERRSLMVGLALHERGRVAIRHKDFALALVLLLEADRQFSECRSSLLQSVDNWAVMQLDVCWCYERLRAVSSAADAALRLQRAAAAFSSTYGDNHHRLIAIKGNAESERILFMRLYLLQGIVAYHQNNRQEAKRLFEKAEYEMNFLRVNEESVSCLMELGWSRAQARTALRATSGDVDRAHHHLDHQRQVRHQERERHRQEKAAAGAAARALHVLVRAGHGRRARPWTRSYIVVCSTCDGVQGGGGRGGARAARAGARGARAARAAVDTAAAGAAARALHVLCAARVTVCRAAAGAAARALHVLVRAGHGRRRARAALQQARGLLPHALRLLATPAWGPDRTPPGSDSDSYSDDEPDPDNKLVEGLEAMGYMTEEAKTALKLAQNNVSDAVEILVAAGGQLIKRQDPRESSNPSTSSGASSEKKIKREHRRKERDLALQRLSSTIRMEEDDYLDCSLVDEEECLAQYKSLL, encoded by the exons ATGGAGACTAATCTTCAGTATGAGGATTTGTTGATAAAACTGAGAGCTAAGCTTAATGAAGAGAAGATTAAGTTATGGGAACCACCGTATACACAAGCCGAAAATGAAATACCGCAGAGTTTGCAg GATCTTGCGAGGAAGTTTGCAACAGAATTTAATATGGACAGTGACAGTGTCCTACAGGCCTTGCGTGAGCTGCAGCTTCATTCCATGGAGAGGGTGAGGGCCAATGAGGAGTATAAAGAGACAGGCCTGGCCACGTTCAGGGTTAAGGCCATGCTGCAAGGCCAAAAACCTATGCAaatgaatattcaaaaaaaGTTGATTGCAATGGCGACTGAACTTATTTCTGCTGTGGCAGTTAATGTCAATATACCtgataatag GTTAAAGTTGATATTTAACGGGAAAGTGATAAAGCCGTCGATGACATTGGCAGAGCAGGGGATCAAAAATGGTGCTCAAATCATGGCCTTGATAATGGCAG AAAGTCCCGAAGAGATAAGCAAGGAGGATTCAAGGTACAAAGAGTTGAAGGCGACCCTGGACGACGCCACCCTGCTGTCAGAATATGGCGTTGATATAGTTGGTGATGAAGATTATATGAAG CTGGAGGACCAGAATGGCGTGGCAATGGAACTGCCTCCAGCTGAGAGGCGGTCGTTGATGGTGGGCCTGGCGCTGCACGAGCGCGGCCGCGTCGCCATCAGGCACAAGGACTTCGCACTGGCGCTTGTACTGCTGCTGGAGGCAGATCGGCAATTCAG CGAGTGCCGCTCGTCGCTGCTGCAGTCGGTGGACAACTGGGCGGTGATGCAGCTGGACGTGTGCTGGTGCTAcgagcggctgcgcgcggtgTCGTCGGCGGCGGACGCGGCGCTGCGCCTGCAGCGAGCCGCCGCCGCCTTCTCCAGCACCTACGGGGACAACCACCACCGACTCATAGCCATTAAGGGCAACGCTG AGAGCGAGCGCATTCTGTTCATGCGTCTGTACCTGTTGCAAGGCATCGTGGCGTACCACCAGAACAATAGACAGGAGGCCAAGAGGCTCTTCGAAAAGGCAGAATACGAAATGAACTTTTTGAGG GTGAACGAGGAGTCGGTGTCGTGTTTGATGGAGCTGGGCTGGTCCCGTGCGCAGGCGCGCACCGCCCTCCGCGCCACCAGCGGCGACGTGGACCGCGCCCACCACCACCTCGACCACCAGCGACAAGTGCGACACCAGGAGCGCGAGCGACACCGACAGGAGAA ggcggcggcgggcgcggcggcgcgcgcgctgcacgtGCTGGTGCGCGCGGGGcacgggcggcgcgcgcggccgTGGACACGTAGTTATATAGTAGTGTGCAGCACGTGTGACGGTGTGcagggcggcggcgggcgcggcggcgcgcgcgctgcacgtGCTGGTGCGCGCGGGGcacgggcggcgcgcgcggccgTGGACAC ggcggcggcgggcgcggcggcgcgcgcgctgcacgtGCTG TGTGCAGCACGTGTGACGGTGTGcagggcggcggcgggcgcggcggcgcgcgcgctgcacgtGCTGGTGCGCGCGGGGCACGGGCggcgccgcgcacgcgccgcgctgCAGCAGGCGCGCGGGCTGCTCCCCCACGCACTGCGCCTGCTCGCCACGCCCGCCTGGGGGCCGGACCGCACGCCTCCCGGCTCCGACTCCGACTCCTACAGCGACGACGAACCCGACCCCGACAACAAACTCGTCGAGGGG cTGGAAGCAATGGGCTACATGACTGAAGAAGCGAAGACCGCTCTGAAACTCGCCCAGAATAACGTCTCTGATGCTGTAGAGATCCTTGTAGCCGCCGGGGGACAACTAATTAAGA GGCAAGATCCACGCGAGTCATCGAACCCTTCCACCAGTTCTGGCGCGTCTTCTGAGAAAAAGATTAAAAGGGAACACAG GAGGAAAGAGCGCGACTTGGCACTGCAGCGGCTCTCGTCGACGATCAGAATGGAGGAAGACGACTATTTGGACTGTTCACTCGTCGACGAGGAGGAGTGCCTCGCGCAGTACAAGTCACTCCTGTGA
- the LOC115442464 gene encoding uncharacterized protein LOC115442464, with product MQIITMTTGFHILTLLSVYHVAQSYILLTADLEDVHTIAKQIASSPVAGQLNKIIRRASSLFSQQADSRVQKRTDYSDGEDTGHHNAAESVEEYHSEVADRRRNTEEVVALGKNATHYLQSIKKIFENV from the exons ATGCAAATTATTACGATGACGACTGGCTTCCATATTTTAA CTCTCCTGTCCGTATACCATGTGGCGCAAAGCTATATACTCCTGACTGCTGACTTGGAGGATGTCCACACGATAGCCAAACAGATCGCCTCCTCGCCGGTGGCAGGCCAGCTCAATAAGATCATCAGGAGGGCTTCCAGTCTCTTCAGCCAGCAGGCCGACTCGAGGGTTCAGAAGCGAACTGATTACAGTGATGGTGAAG ATACTGGCCATCATAACGCAGCGGAGAGCGTTGAAGAATATCACAGTGAGGTTGCTGACAGAAGACGCAACACAGAAGAAGTGGTGGCGCTCGGCAAGAACGCAACCCATTACCTGCAGTCCATCAAGAAGATATTCGAAAATGTTTAG